CTCGCCCTGGGCCAGCAGGACGAGTGCGTGAAAGAGGCCCAGCGGCTGCTCCGACAGCGTGGCGCCGACATCGGTGTCGACGGCATCTTCGGTCCGGAGACACGGCTCCGGGTGACGGCCTTCCAGGTGTTCGCGGGCCTCACCCCGAACGGGGTCGTCGCCGACCCCACGAAGAAGGCCCTCTACGAGTCGAAGGCTCGCCTGGACACCTGGTCCCCGGAGAAGGTCCGGGGACGCATCCATGAGGTGTTCGCCGAGGCACCTGCCGACGCCGTCGCCATCGCCGACTGCCAGTCCTTCCTGGACCCCCTGTACATCCTGCCGAACACCGACGGCACCAGGAACTGGGGCTTGTTCCAGATCTCCGACCTCCGGCTGCAGGAACTGGGCGGCACCCCGAGCGAGGCACTGGACCCCGAGTGGAACATCCAGGCCGCCAAGAAGCTGTGGAGCCGCGACCGCGACTTCCACCACTGGCAGTGCGCACGGGCCCTCCCGCAGGCGTCGCCGTCGCAGTCCTGAGCGACGCGTCGGCCGGTGGCAGGACAAGCACTGCCACCGGCCGACTCGGGCTGAAACCCGGGACCTCAGTAGGTGGCCACGCACCAGTTGGCGAAGGTTTTGAACGCGGACTGGGTCCCGGGACCGGCGATCCCGTCGATGGAACCGGTGTAGCCCCAGCCGTTGTTCTTCAGGAAACGCTGCAGCGCACTGATCGTGCCGCTGCCGACGA
This sequence is a window from Streptomyces ortus. Protein-coding genes within it:
- a CDS encoding peptidoglycan-binding protein, whose amino-acid sequence is MPPGPPTVRGKGGRRGRLRTAVIAAITVVALGIVVWGVSTRSSQTKAAEANAERVLFSAACPPVLALGQQDECVKEAQRLLRQRGADIGVDGIFGPETRLRVTAFQVFAGLTPNGVVADPTKKALYESKARLDTWSPEKVRGRIHEVFAEAPADAVAIADCQSFLDPLYILPNTDGTRNWGLFQISDLRLQELGGTPSEALDPEWNIQAAKKLWSRDRDFHHWQCARALPQASPSQS